One genomic region from Quercus robur chromosome 4, dhQueRobu3.1, whole genome shotgun sequence encodes:
- the LOC126721000 gene encoding (S)-scoulerine 9-O-methyltransferase-like: MEDQRGEDHLSSWVLGNSIVIQMSLRAAIELDIFNIIAKAGSEAQLSAAEIVEKIPTTNLNAAITLDRILRLLSVNSLLSMSQRPCQSGDDATHQEMCYGLTQLTRHLATNKDGVSSASMVLLFSERMMVEPQYMLKNMVLEPDCKPFYSNYGENFYEYAAKEPKFNKLFQEFMTHSSKLFLDEVLKVYRGFEEIKELLDVGGGMGTSLGNIISMYPHIHGKNFDLPNVISVALKLSGVEHVGGNMFESLPKAETILLKWILHNWDDEHCKKLLKNCWEALPIHGKVIALEILIPQVLGNDFASVNAIIDDFYMMLLHGGKVRTIAEFEGLGKAAGFAEIKTFPIGQGINVIEFLKY, from the exons ATGGAAGACCAAAGAGGTGAAGATCATCTATCATCTTGGGTGTTGGGAAATTCCATTGTCATTCAAATGTCTCTAAGAGCTGCAATTGAGCTAGACATCTTCAATATCATTGCCAAAGCAGGTTCTGAAGCTCAACTTTCTGCAGCTGAGATTGTTGAGAAGATCCCAACAACCAATCTGAATGCGGCTATCACTTTGGACCGGATACTAAGGCTGCTCAGCGTAAACTCTCTCTTGTCAATGTCACAAAGGCCATGCCAAAGTGGGGATGATGCCACACATCAAGAAATGTGTTATGGCCTAACACAGTTAACTCGTCACTTAGCAACTAATAAGGACGGAGTTTCCTCGGCTTCGATGGTGCTCCTTTTCAGTGAAAGAATGATGGTTGAACCCCAATACATGCTTAAGAACATGGTGCTTGAACCAGACTGCAAGCCTTTCTACTCAAACTATGGTGAGAATTTTTATGAGTACGCAGCAAAGGAGCCAAAGTTCAATAAACTATTCCAAGAATTTATGACACATAGCTCAAAACTATTCTTGGATGAAGTACTTAAGGTGTATCGTGGTTTTGAAGAGATAAAGGAGTTGTTGGATGTAGGGGGCGGCATGGGAACTTCTCTTGGGAACATAATTTCAATGTATCCCCACATTCATGGGAAAAACTTTGACTTACCCAATGTAATTAGTGTTGCTCTCAAGCTCTCAG GTGTGGAGCATGTTGGCGGAAATATGTTTGAATCTTTACCAAAAGCAGAAACAATTTTATTGAAG TGGATACTCCATAACTGGGATGATGAACACTGCAAGAAGTTGTTGAAAAATTGCTGGGAAGCATTACCAATTCATGGGAAGGTGATAGCATTGGAAATTCTAATCCCTCAAGTATTGGGAAACGACTTCGCCTCAGTGAATGCAATAATTGATGACTTCTACATGATGCTCTTGCATGGGGGCAAGGTGCGAACAATAGCTGAATTTGAAGGCCTGGGAAAAGCTGCAGGGTTTGCTGAAATAAAGACATTCCCGATTGGTCAAGGCATTAACGTTATTGAATTTCTTAAATATTAA